One Jeotgalicoccus saudimassiliensis DNA window includes the following coding sequences:
- the hflX gene encoding GTPase HflX gives MEMTHTGIILATNTVQNKDVESEARELKELSESIGIEIIGTHIQNRTMIDRKSYVGSGFLEEVKMQYEDIDYAIVNDEILASQNRKIENILDTSVIDRTQVILDIFSLRAQSKAGKLQVELAQLEYLVPRLKGQGINLSRLGAGIGTRGPGETKLETDRRHINSRISDIKKQLAVVEEHRLRYRDKRRSNQVTKVSLIGYTNAGKSTLFNKLTNAETMQEDKLFATLDPLTREMVLPSGFQCIISDTVGFIQKLPTTLIESFKSTLEEAADSDFIIHVIDNNAPDIVSQYDTVLDLIDSLDMKDIPQLILFNKTDLNDKKRLLPMKPHKFVNMNMPAQDILMDIENFMTKTFDAYNTSIPLARQDKLYRLKRQTIVKDVELDEASVNVSGYEPAGNFVERIVKKDDDSE, from the coding sequence ATGGAAATGACACATACCGGAATAATACTTGCGACGAATACTGTACAAAACAAAGATGTTGAGTCGGAAGCCAGAGAGCTGAAAGAGCTCAGCGAGTCGATTGGTATAGAGATCATCGGCACACACATTCAGAACCGCACGATGATAGACAGAAAGAGCTATGTGGGAAGCGGATTTCTGGAAGAGGTCAAAATGCAGTATGAAGATATCGATTATGCAATCGTCAACGATGAAATACTGGCAAGTCAGAACCGCAAAATAGAAAACATACTGGATACGAGTGTTATCGACCGTACACAGGTGATTCTCGATATATTCAGCCTGCGTGCGCAGTCAAAAGCAGGTAAGCTGCAGGTGGAGCTGGCGCAGCTGGAATATTTAGTGCCGCGCTTAAAAGGACAGGGCATTAATCTGTCGAGACTGGGGGCCGGAATCGGGACGAGAGGTCCGGGTGAGACGAAGCTTGAAACAGACCGCCGTCATATTAATTCCCGTATCAGTGATATTAAAAAACAGCTGGCAGTCGTTGAAGAGCACCGTTTAAGATACCGCGATAAGCGCCGTTCAAATCAGGTGACAAAGGTGTCTCTGATCGGTTATACGAACGCCGGCAAGTCGACGCTGTTTAACAAACTGACGAATGCGGAGACGATGCAGGAAGACAAGCTGTTTGCGACACTGGACCCGTTAACGCGTGAAATGGTCCTGCCGTCAGGATTTCAGTGTATAATATCGGATACGGTCGGTTTTATCCAGAAACTGCCGACAACTTTAATCGAAAGCTTTAAATCAACGCTTGAAGAAGCGGCGGACAGTGATTTTATCATTCATGTCATTGACAATAACGCACCGGATATTGTGAGTCAGTACGATACAGTGCTGGATTTAATTGATTCACTGGATATGAAGGATATTCCACAGCTGATTCTGTTTAATAAGACAGATTTAAATGATAAGAAAAGACTGCTGCCGATGAAGCCGCATAAGTTTGTAAATATGAATATGCCGGCACAGGATATTTTAATGGATATCGAAAACTTTATGACGAAGACATTCGATGCGTATAATACGTCGATACCATTAGCGCGCCAGGATAAGCTTTACAGATTAAAAAGACAGACAATCGTTAAAGACGTGGAGCTTGATGAAGCGTCGGTTAACGTCAGCGGGTACGAACCTGCGGGTAATTTTGTAGAACGCATAGTAAAGAAGGATGACGACAGTGAATAA
- a CDS encoding methionine gamma-lyase family protein: protein MTTVNNEEKILNIMNGAEEALQPYFKKNKDTAYKNFKKVMAAFTEHSVTESDFSGTTGYGYDDVGRDKLEEIYRDVFKAEDALVRTQIISGTHAISLVLLSLLKHGDELLYITGQPYDTLEKVIGNSAADVGSLLEMGVTFNTVDLKDDQFDTEAVLNSISGKTKIVGIQRSRGYSSRKSMNIDEIEEVIKTIKDKHPEIIVFVDNCYGEFAETREPLEAGADIMAGSLIKNPGGGIAKMGGYVAGKEELVERVSYRLTVPGVGKEMGASLNALTDMYQGFFMAPHTVMESINGALMMSYVFEQLNMKPSPRYTEPRTDLIQSVSFNNEEEMITFTQMIQKASPVNARFMPIPDLIPGYQNPVIMAAGTFVQGASLELSADGPVRAPFTVYAQGGLHIEHVKYALEMSLTELAEKNMIEL from the coding sequence ATGACGACAGTGAATAACGAAGAAAAAATCTTAAACATTATGAACGGTGCTGAAGAAGCACTTCAGCCGTATTTTAAAAAAAATAAGGATACTGCCTATAAAAACTTTAAAAAAGTAATGGCAGCATTTACCGAACACTCTGTAACGGAAAGTGACTTCAGCGGTACGACAGGATACGGTTATGACGATGTCGGCCGTGACAAGCTCGAAGAAATATACAGAGATGTATTCAAAGCAGAAGATGCGCTTGTCCGTACACAGATTATTTCAGGGACACATGCTATCAGTCTTGTACTGCTGAGCCTGCTGAAACATGGAGATGAGCTCCTTTACATTACTGGACAGCCGTATGACACGCTTGAGAAAGTAATCGGCAACAGTGCTGCTGATGTCGGAAGCCTGCTTGAGATGGGTGTGACGTTTAATACAGTGGACCTTAAAGATGATCAGTTTGATACAGAAGCTGTCTTAAACAGTATCAGCGGCAAAACGAAAATTGTCGGTATTCAGCGGTCACGCGGCTATTCATCACGTAAATCGATGAATATTGATGAAATAGAAGAAGTTATAAAAACAATTAAAGACAAACATCCGGAAATCATTGTCTTCGTGGACAACTGTTACGGTGAATTTGCTGAGACGAGAGAACCGCTTGAAGCGGGGGCGGATATTATGGCCGGTTCGTTAATTAAAAACCCGGGCGGCGGAATTGCGAAGATGGGCGGTTACGTTGCAGGGAAAGAAGAACTCGTGGAACGTGTGAGCTATCGTCTTACAGTGCCGGGAGTCGGTAAAGAGATGGGGGCGAGCCTGAACGCTCTGACTGATATGTATCAGGGCTTCTTTATGGCGCCGCATACTGTAATGGAGTCGATTAACGGTGCTTTAATGATGAGCTATGTGTTTGAACAGCTGAACATGAAGCCGTCACCGAGGTATACTGAGCCCCGTACGGATTTAATCCAGAGTGTATCATTCAACAACGAAGAAGAAATGATTACATTTACGCAGATGATCCAGAAAGCAAGCCCGGTGAATGCGAGATTTATGCCGATTCCCGATTTAATTCCGGGATATCAGAATCCTGTAATTATGGCAGCAGGAACATTTGTGCAGGGCGCATCACTTGAACTGTCGGCAGACGGACCGGTCAGAGCGCCGTTTACAGTTTATGCACAGGGCGGACTGCATATTGAGCATGTAAAATATGCGCTGGAAATGTCTTTGACGGAACTGGCTGAGAAGAATATGATAGAACTATAA
- a CDS encoding ABC transporter permease encodes MKNVFALLKENFENLHLIWKLSLYNIKAQYANHYLGILWAILMPAAQVGVFYVIFGLGLRGDRGDVQNVPFLVYLITGIFAFSFISGCINAASNAISSQIGLVTKMKFPSSVLLSMSMANNVITFMIMSVIVLVISLVNGYSEPLHYLVWFYFMFATIIFTYSIGLIMSSVNILIRDFKNIQANVMRMFFFITPIFWEPAGRPPLMETIMAFNPLAYLLMTFRYALIFDGPAFYGDVSDHIFFWSITLFLFFIGVQVHYRYKDRLVDYL; translated from the coding sequence ATGAAAAATGTCTTTGCTTTACTAAAAGAAAACTTTGAGAACCTTCATTTAATATGGAAGTTAAGTCTCTATAATATAAAAGCGCAGTATGCAAACCATTATCTGGGGATACTGTGGGCGATACTGATGCCTGCAGCGCAGGTCGGAGTCTTCTATGTGATTTTCGGACTCGGCCTAAGGGGGGACCGGGGCGATGTGCAGAACGTACCCTTCCTGGTTTACCTGATAACGGGTATTTTTGCCTTCAGCTTTATTTCAGGCTGTATAAATGCCGCGTCGAATGCGATCAGCAGCCAGATCGGGCTCGTGACTAAAATGAAGTTCCCGTCGAGTGTATTGTTATCTATGTCGATGGCGAATAATGTTATTACTTTTATGATTATGTCTGTTATCGTTCTCGTCATCAGTCTTGTTAACGGCTACTCGGAACCGCTGCATTACCTGGTCTGGTTTTACTTTATGTTTGCGACCATTATTTTTACATACAGCATCGGTTTAATCATGTCGTCAGTTAATATACTCATCAGAGACTTTAAAAATATTCAGGCTAACGTCATGAGAATGTTTTTCTTCATTACACCGATTTTCTGGGAACCGGCAGGACGTCCGCCGTTAATGGAAACGATTATGGCGTTTAACCCGCTGGCTTATCTCTTAATGACCTTCAGATATGCTCTGATATTTGACGGTCCGGCTTTTTACGGTGATGTTTCCGACCATATCTTCTTCTGGTCGATTACGCTCTTCCTGTTCTTTATAGGAGTACAGGTGCATTACCGCTATAAAGACAGACTGGTGGATTACCTATAA
- a CDS encoding ABC transporter ATP-binding protein, with amino-acid sequence MMYKVKVENVSKIYDINRNRIAKVLSLLTFGKLYKAKPFYALRDIDFEVNAGDSVGILGLNGSGKTTLSDLIAEATVPSKGKIHINGRTSLIAISAGLNQELTGEENIRIKCLMHGLSEKQIADRYDDILKFSELGEFIKQPIKNYSSGMKSRLGFAIAIHTDPDILIVDEALSVGDDTFANKCIDRMRDFQEQGKTIFFVSHATGQIRQFCNKAVWVQYGEMKQFGDMKEVTKSYAEFVNQYKNLTKDEQIEYKDKMVGIQMEESQHLDLPKEKINMNSVAIGTLLFLFMMLGIVFQIFSL; translated from the coding sequence ATTATGTATAAAGTTAAAGTAGAGAACGTCTCTAAAATATATGATATTAATAGAAATCGCATAGCAAAAGTATTATCATTGCTGACTTTCGGTAAACTTTATAAGGCAAAACCATTTTATGCCTTAAGAGATATCGATTTTGAAGTTAATGCAGGGGATTCTGTGGGTATATTGGGATTAAACGGTTCCGGTAAAACCACGCTGTCAGATTTAATCGCTGAAGCGACAGTCCCGTCCAAAGGTAAAATTCATATTAATGGACGTACTTCCTTAATTGCAATCAGTGCGGGACTGAATCAGGAACTGACCGGCGAAGAAAATATCCGTATCAAGTGTCTCATGCACGGCTTAAGTGAAAAGCAGATTGCAGACCGCTACGATGATATTTTGAAATTCAGCGAACTCGGTGAATTTATTAAGCAGCCGATTAAAAACTATTCGAGTGGTATGAAGTCGAGATTGGGTTTTGCCATTGCGATTCATACTGATCCCGATATTTTAATTGTCGATGAAGCATTATCGGTCGGAGATGACACTTTCGCCAATAAATGTATCGACCGCATGCGCGACTTCCAGGAGCAGGGCAAGACGATTTTCTTTGTCTCCCATGCAACGGGACAGATCAGACAGTTCTGCAATAAGGCAGTCTGGGTGCAATATGGCGAAATGAAACAGTTTGGGGACATGAAAGAAGTTACAAAAAGTTATGCCGAGTTTGTAAACCAGTATAAAAATCTTACAAAAGACGAGCAGATTGAATACAAAGATAAGATGGTAGGTATTCAGATGGAAGAGAGTCAGCATCTGGATCTGCCAAAAGAAAAGATAAATATGAATAGTGTCGCCATCGGCACATTGCTGTTTTTGTTTATGATGCTCGGAATTGTGTTTCAGATATTTAGTTTGTAA
- a CDS encoding glycosyltransferase family 4 protein, translating into MRYLQGIISYVTLKYNMPVVSRHILKLSLSKKIGGQEPGLSFFLRKSEHLTLMDLIDNMRLQNDYEAYLKALILRHEKNYKGSLEMVANDRNKALVPFKTKLYYNLKRYDDIVHIADSGHDVLAELTEEQQLVIVRNLMKNNQYESIEKMIERTSKNKMQLEELYHQEKDDLYYQYSWSQYRTMILEDIDPNAPFSEIKVAIDATDDNMRDLGYVLVINNYFVKEQNLDDLNQLFVDYINNNEKLFKYIDPIAVDTLDFNLSANDKKSDRLQNLLNYYHFGKGTKMLMNKIMKLLPEVTLNAQHIMSIRRLVLDGHLNFNDSVIKKMFNSDKRLENVFHSATLFIDEETRSMTDKFVHHNFSTRERTRIYNTVINQLQRVNKRYELPFYIFSYLEKTAARKQNHTYILARFYATEDQKEKLNSLILSNTLDKQLKIHINLSMYLFNLKMYACSLQHAREAYNIKPSNADVLRSLIRSHHVMGNIDERYKMLQEMRKQFPSRVYPGEFLMAEQEHELFHSEWQPKPLTDDIVYKDDGKTVLFVLNKAMPAINGYTIRTNEIVSRVRDYGYRPVATSRLGWSPEHENYTKPGLDEGDYRTYYIDKSDKYLTNRTPMRKYFNVYKEELLKIVLKEKPAVIHAASNFQNALPAIRLGNQMNIKTIYEVRGLWHHTQTSKVPEFFNSDRFNMQEQYEILCCEYADEVIVISESLREYLILKGIKAEKITVLPNGVDSEVLSPLEKSNDILERYQLEDSIVLGFIGSITNYEGIELIIDAVEALNSTGEYKQRFKLLVVGDGQHRATLQRKVLNQNLSEDIIFTGKVPFETVKDYYSVIDIAPFPRQDKLVCQLVTPIKTYEAMAMGKRVIVSDVNALKEMVIDQVNGVYFEADNQEAFEEAVISVLNNDSIGESAREWVVDNRDWSVLLKKLAKVYEKMDIKAN; encoded by the coding sequence ATGAGATACCTTCAGGGAATCATTTCATACGTGACTTTAAAATATAATATGCCGGTTGTCTCAAGACACATTCTGAAATTAAGTCTGTCGAAGAAAATCGGAGGTCAGGAACCGGGCTTAAGTTTCTTTCTGCGTAAGTCCGAGCATTTAACACTGATGGATTTGATAGACAACATGCGTCTCCAAAATGATTACGAGGCGTATTTAAAGGCGCTTATTTTACGTCACGAAAAGAATTACAAGGGTTCTCTTGAAATGGTAGCAAATGACCGTAATAAGGCTCTCGTGCCTTTTAAGACTAAGTTATATTATAATTTGAAGCGTTATGATGATATAGTACACATTGCAGACTCAGGGCATGATGTACTCGCTGAACTGACAGAAGAACAGCAGCTGGTCATTGTGCGCAACTTAATGAAAAACAATCAATATGAATCAATTGAAAAAATGATTGAGCGGACCAGTAAGAATAAAATGCAGCTTGAAGAGCTGTATCACCAGGAAAAAGATGATTTATATTATCAGTATTCATGGTCTCAGTACCGGACGATGATACTGGAAGACATCGACCCGAATGCACCATTTTCAGAAATTAAAGTTGCAATAGATGCAACTGACGATAATATGCGCGATTTGGGATATGTGCTGGTTATAAATAATTACTTTGTCAAAGAGCAGAATCTCGATGATTTGAATCAATTATTTGTAGATTATATTAATAACAATGAAAAACTTTTTAAATACATAGATCCGATAGCAGTGGATACGCTGGACTTTAATTTAAGCGCCAATGACAAGAAATCCGACCGGCTGCAGAACCTGCTGAATTATTATCATTTCGGCAAAGGGACTAAAATGCTCATGAATAAAATCATGAAGCTGCTCCCGGAAGTTACACTCAACGCTCAGCATATAATGAGTATCAGAAGACTGGTGCTGGACGGGCATTTAAATTTCAATGATTCAGTGATTAAAAAGATGTTTAATTCCGATAAGCGTCTGGAAAATGTCTTTCACAGTGCGACACTCTTTATAGATGAAGAGACCCGTTCAATGACTGATAAGTTTGTACATCACAATTTCAGTACAAGAGAACGCACCAGAATTTATAATACTGTAATTAATCAGCTGCAGCGCGTGAATAAGCGTTATGAGCTTCCGTTTTATATATTTTCCTATCTTGAAAAAACAGCAGCCAGGAAACAAAATCATACTTATATACTGGCACGATTTTATGCAACTGAAGATCAAAAAGAAAAGCTGAACAGTCTGATATTATCAAACACATTGGATAAGCAGTTAAAAATACATATTAACTTATCAATGTATCTGTTCAATTTAAAAATGTATGCCTGCTCACTGCAGCATGCACGGGAAGCTTATAATATAAAACCGAGCAATGCAGATGTGCTTCGTTCATTAATCCGTTCACATCATGTCATGGGGAACATAGATGAAAGATATAAAATGCTGCAGGAAATGAGAAAGCAGTTTCCGTCCAGAGTCTATCCCGGAGAATTTTTAATGGCGGAACAAGAGCATGAGCTTTTCCACAGTGAATGGCAGCCTAAACCGCTGACTGATGATATTGTCTATAAAGATGACGGTAAAACAGTGCTGTTCGTACTGAATAAGGCAATGCCTGCTATTAATGGCTATACCATCCGTACGAATGAAATCGTTTCAAGAGTGCGGGATTACGGCTACCGTCCTGTCGCAACATCAAGACTTGGCTGGTCCCCGGAACATGAGAATTACACTAAACCGGGGCTGGATGAAGGGGATTACCGAACTTACTATATAGATAAGTCGGATAAATATTTAACAAACCGTACACCGATGAGAAAGTACTTCAATGTTTATAAAGAGGAATTATTAAAAATCGTGCTGAAAGAAAAACCGGCGGTAATACACGCTGCGTCAAATTTTCAAAATGCACTGCCTGCAATTCGTCTCGGCAATCAGATGAATATTAAAACGATTTATGAAGTCCGCGGTCTGTGGCATCATACGCAGACTTCAAAAGTACCTGAGTTCTTTAATTCGGACCGTTTTAATATGCAGGAACAATATGAAATATTGTGCTGTGAGTATGCGGATGAAGTAATCGTAATCAGTGAAAGCTTAAGAGAATATTTAATATTAAAAGGTATTAAAGCAGAGAAAATTACTGTGCTGCCTAACGGGGTGGACAGTGAAGTGCTGTCACCTCTTGAGAAATCTAATGATATTCTTGAGCGCTATCAGCTTGAAGACAGTATTGTGTTAGGTTTTATCGGATCAATTACTAACTATGAAGGCATTGAACTGATTATCGATGCTGTAGAAGCGCTGAACAGCACCGGTGAGTATAAGCAGCGCTTTAAACTGCTCGTAGTGGGCGATGGGCAGCACCGTGCCACCCTGCAGCGTAAAGTTCTCAATCAGAACTTAAGCGAAGATATTATTTTTACAGGGAAAGTGCCGTTTGAGACGGTTAAAGATTATTATTCTGTAATTGATATTGCGCCATTTCCGCGTCAGGATAAGCTGGTTTGCCAGCTTGTAACACCGATTAAAACATATGAAGCAATGGCAATGGGGAAACGCGTTATTGTCAGCGATGTTAATGCATTGAAAGAAATGGTTATCGATCAGGTGAACGGTGTGTACTTCGAAGCCGATAATCAGGAAGCATTTGAAGAAGCGGTAATCAGTGTACTTAACAACGATTCAATCGGTGAATCCGCACGCGAGTGGGTTGTGGATAACCGTGACTGGTCAGTATTGCTTAAAAAACTTGCAAAAGTCTATGAAAAAATGGATATTAAAGCAAATTAA
- a CDS encoding ParA family protein produces MNENEERLMDFNEDVINKLYDTAIAIRNENHDNPNNKTLFSSVDQGMATVEAAMHIAYILTELKDKVLVVNLDSSSTEKIESYIHSKAKPNLFTTLSTSMFLSEAIQHSKYEKLDIIHVEDMAEEELMKQFSQYNVLSKLSPLKSYYNHIFLIGPEFQSMENYGPILELADSAVTVISSKKNDRHELNHYLQKINLFNVKSFGILRKAD; encoded by the coding sequence ATGAACGAAAATGAAGAAAGATTAATGGACTTTAACGAAGATGTTATAAATAAATTGTATGATACAGCAATTGCCATCAGAAATGAAAACCACGACAACCCGAACAACAAAACATTGTTCTCTTCAGTGGATCAGGGGATGGCGACAGTAGAAGCGGCAATGCATATCGCATATATACTGACGGAACTTAAAGACAAAGTGCTGGTCGTCAATCTCGACAGCAGCAGTACCGAAAAAATTGAAAGTTACATTCATTCAAAAGCAAAACCGAATTTGTTCACAACTTTAAGTACGTCCATGTTCCTAAGTGAAGCAATTCAGCATTCTAAATATGAAAAACTGGATATTATTCATGTTGAAGATATGGCAGAAGAAGAACTGATGAAGCAATTCAGTCAGTATAATGTGCTGTCCAAATTGAGTCCGCTGAAAAGTTATTATAATCACATTTTTCTTATCGGTCCGGAATTTCAAAGTATGGAAAATTATGGACCGATTTTAGAGCTTGCTGACAGTGCGGTCACTGTAATAAGTTCGAAAAAGAATGACAGACATGAATTAAATCACTATTTACAAAAAATTAACCTTTTTAATGTAAAAAGTTTTGGTATACTAAGAAAAGCAGATTAA
- a CDS encoding nucleotide sugar dehydrogenase → MKLTTIGLGYIGLPTSIMFAKHGVDVVGVDIKQEAVDMLNGGQIHIEEPGLQDALEEVLETGKFRASTTAEEADAYIIAVPTPNKNDEYKSADISIVMSGVESIVPLLKKGDTVIVESTIAPRTMDDHVAPYLEEQGFKIGEDIYLVHCPERVLPGQIMHELVYNNRIVGGMTPQCVEAGKKVYGTFVQGEMIETNAKTAEMSKLMENTYRDVNIALANELAMICNRLDINVHEVIEMANKHPRVNLHTPGPGVGGHCLAVDPYFIIAEAPEESPLIQLSRSINVSMPEYVVNITKKMLSKLNGNKVTVFGLTYKGDVDDIRESPAFDIYELLRKEEGLEVNTYDPHVKMDFVEKDMKSAVTDSSLVLVLSDHSEFKILTDNDFETMKDKVIFDTKNVVPNNFSEVQYFNYGNIQKF, encoded by the coding sequence GTGAAACTAACAACAATCGGATTAGGATATATCGGTTTACCAACTTCAATCATGTTCGCAAAACATGGCGTAGATGTAGTTGGTGTCGATATTAAACAGGAAGCAGTAGATATGCTTAATGGAGGACAAATCCACATCGAAGAGCCTGGTTTACAGGATGCACTGGAAGAAGTGCTTGAAACTGGTAAATTCAGAGCATCAACGACTGCTGAAGAAGCAGATGCATACATTATTGCTGTACCTACACCAAACAAAAACGATGAGTACAAGTCAGCAGACATCTCTATCGTAATGAGCGGTGTTGAGTCAATCGTTCCACTACTTAAAAAAGGTGATACGGTAATCGTTGAATCAACAATTGCACCCCGTACTATGGATGACCATGTGGCACCTTACCTTGAAGAGCAAGGGTTTAAAATTGGAGAAGACATTTACTTAGTACATTGTCCTGAGCGTGTACTGCCGGGTCAGATTATGCACGAACTTGTTTATAACAACCGTATTGTCGGCGGGATGACCCCTCAATGTGTTGAAGCTGGTAAAAAAGTGTACGGTACATTTGTACAGGGTGAAATGATTGAGACAAACGCTAAGACAGCGGAAATGTCTAAATTGATGGAGAATACTTATCGCGACGTGAATATTGCACTAGCGAATGAACTTGCAATGATTTGTAACCGTCTGGATATTAACGTACATGAAGTAATTGAAATGGCTAACAAGCATCCGCGTGTTAACCTGCACACACCGGGACCTGGTGTCGGCGGACACTGCCTGGCTGTAGATCCTTACTTCATTATTGCTGAAGCGCCGGAAGAATCTCCGTTAATTCAGTTATCAAGATCAATCAACGTGTCTATGCCTGAATATGTAGTGAACATTACTAAAAAAATGCTGTCTAAACTGAATGGCAACAAAGTAACTGTTTTCGGTTTAACATATAAAGGTGATGTGGATGATATCCGTGAATCACCAGCGTTTGATATTTACGAACTGCTTCGTAAAGAAGAAGGACTGGAAGTAAATACTTACGATCCGCACGTGAAAATGGACTTTGTTGAGAAAGATATGAAGTCTGCAGTGACTGATTCTTCATTAGTATTAGTATTAAGTGACCATAGTGAGTTCAAAATCTTAACTGATAACGATTTTGAAACAATGAAAGACAAAGTGATCTTTGATACTAAGAATGTAGTACCTAATAACTTCTCTGAAGTGCAATACTTCAACTACGGTAATATTCAAAAATTCTAG